GCTCCTTTTACAGCTCCAACAAAATGGTCTTTAGTCCCGAAATCTGATGTTAAAGTGATAAAAGACATTAATTTTTTGGCTGTTAATTAGTTGTGTAAAAGTTGTTGATTATTTTAAGCAAATCTAATCATTTTAGAAATTTTTATGCCTATTTTTATTTTAATAATTCAAACTAATATTTTAATAAACCTAATAATTTGAACGAACGCATTATAGAATTAACGGAAATAAACCCAAAAGATTTCTTTGGCACACAAAACAGTACAATAGAGCAATTAAAAAGATATTTTCCAAAAATAAAAATTGTTGCTCGCGGATCTAAATTAAAAATTTATGGAGAAGCAGCTCTTTTAGATGAATTTGTAATCCGTTTTGAACGTTTGGTAAAGTATTTTGATCGTTATAATAAATTAGATGAAAATAGTATTGAACGTATTTTAACATCTAATGGAAATGAAGAAAAATCCATATCCAAAAAAAATGCAAAAGATATTTTGGTACATGGTGTGAATGGAAAAATGATCAAGCCACAAACTGAAAATCAGCGTAAAATGGTAACAGAAATGGCTAAGAATGATATGCTTTTTGCTGTTGGGCCTGCAGGAACTGGTAAAACATATACAGCAGTGGCTTTAGCTGTAAAAGCATTAAAAGAAAAAGAAGTTAGGCGAATTATTTTAACAAGGCCAGCAGTAGAATCTGGTGAAAATTTAGGTTTTTTACCTGGCGATTTAAAGGAAAAATTAGATCCTTATATGCAACCTTTATATGATGCTTTAAGAGATATGATTCCTCATGAAAGGTTAGAATCTCACTTAGAAAAAGGGATCATACAAATTGCACCTTTGGCATTTATGAGAGGTAGAACTTTAGACAATGCTTTTGTAATTTTAGATGAAGCTCAAAATACAACTCATAATCAAATGAAAATGTTTTTGACAAGAATGGGGATGCATGCAAAATTTATTATTACTGGTGATCCTGGTCAAATAGATTTACCAAGAAAACAAGTTTCTGGTTTAAAGGAATCTTTGTTAGCGTTAAAAGATATTAGCGGAATTGCGCAAGTTTATTTAGATGATAAAGATGTAGTTAGACACAGATTGGTGAGAAAAATAATTACAGCGTATAAACGTATAGAAACAGTATAATGAAAATTAAACAGAAAAAATTAGACTTACAAGACGTTTTTTATATTGGGTATTTATACCTAATTATTTTAGGAATTGTAAGTGATGCCATTTTTTATGGAATTTTTGGAGTTTCTTATTTAAATTATACCACAATTTTAGATGCATTAATATCGCCAATTAGTTTGCTAATTAATAACTGGAAAATATCGCTATTTTTAGGATTGATGTTTTTTATAATGTATTTATATTTTACAAGATGGATGTTTAAAGTATACGCTTTTTTTAGAGTAAAAAAATGGTATCAAAAAATGTATAATATCGAAAAATGGGATAAGAAATATGAAGAGTTAGCTAAGAAAAAAACTATCATTCCAGGTATGATGTTTATCTTTTTCTTATTATTTATATCCATGAGAACAGGAATGGGAATTGGTATGAAACAAAAATATAATAGTAAAGAAATTATACCTAATTATACCTTAGTTTTTAAAGATAATTCAAAGTTAGATGTTAGGAAAGTAGGACAAAACTCTGCTTATTTTTTCTATTTTATTCCTGGTGAAAAAGTAATTACAGCAACACCCATTGCAGATAATTTAAAGCAGATAAAAGTGCTTGAAAAAGAAAAGAAATAAATTTGGATAGTTTATTTTTGCACTCACAACAACACAACCATAAAATAATGAATACAATTAACGAAACAAATTTTAAGTTTCCTAATCAGAAATCTGTTTACAAAGGAAAAGTAAGAGAAGTTTACAATATAAATGATGACCTTTTGGTAATGATTGCAACAGACAGATTATCTGCTTTTGATGTTGTTTTGCCAAGACAAATTCCGTTTAAAGGACAAATTTTGAATCAGATTGCCACAAAAATGATGAATGATACAGCTGATATTGTTCCCAATTGGTTAATTGCAAATCCTGATGAAAATGTGGCTGTTGGTCAGTTATGTGAACCTTTTAAAGTAGAAATGGTAATTCGTGGTTATGTTTCAGGGCATGCTGCTCGTGAATATAAATTAGGAAAAAGAGTTTTATGTGGTGTTGAAATGCCTGAAGGTTTAAAGGAAAATGATAAATTTCCC
The DNA window shown above is from Polaribacter sp. Hel_I_88 and carries:
- a CDS encoding PhoH family protein, which codes for MNERIIELTEINPKDFFGTQNSTIEQLKRYFPKIKIVARGSKLKIYGEAALLDEFVIRFERLVKYFDRYNKLDENSIERILTSNGNEEKSISKKNAKDILVHGVNGKMIKPQTENQRKMVTEMAKNDMLFAVGPAGTGKTYTAVALAVKALKEKEVRRIILTRPAVESGENLGFLPGDLKEKLDPYMQPLYDALRDMIPHERLESHLEKGIIQIAPLAFMRGRTLDNAFVILDEAQNTTHNQMKMFLTRMGMHAKFIITGDPGQIDLPRKQVSGLKESLLALKDISGIAQVYLDDKDVVRHRLVRKIITAYKRIETV